In a single window of the Scophthalmus maximus strain ysfricsl-2021 chromosome 18, ASM2237912v1, whole genome shotgun sequence genome:
- the LOC118290427 gene encoding adenylate cyclase type 3-like yields the protein MSREGPLDRTHMSANRVHAADAEPSAGCSAQAPGEPGHGARRAREVTALRASCCRCLPRAARLAFAPESLERLYQGYFRRQRQDNLLVLAMFAALFNGFVIAMCAAAYTEDKLAMVVVAAAGLAADVALYALCRCQKLPESPVSRGAVPYVLWLMVTVHVLCYMELNHGRSPHASDSVGWQAFFSFSSFLTLPLNLAPLLLLTALSSALHTLVLGVTVAQRFDGHLQGPMLVRQLLANNMLYLCAAMVGVMSYYMADRKYRTAFLEARQSLEVKLTLEEQSTQQEELLLSILPKHIADEMLQGMKNQAMQKEVQQQQFNTMYMYRHENVSILFADIVGFTQLSSACSAQELVKLLNELFARFDKLAEEHHQLRIKILGDCYYCICGLPDFREDHAACSIMMGLAMVEAISYVRDKTKTDVDMRVGVHTGTVLGGVLGQKRWQFDVWSTDVTVANKMESGGIPGRVHVSQSTKDSLQGEYELEPGNGGERCEYLLEKGIDTYLVQVAKQVANGLNGTTTGRLTNRNSNQLINTTTSNGNAASPQSTPTESQQEKNKMVEEQVINRRLQQELLERETRQIMKDHQINLVSLCFVDGVLEEHYSSEKEKRSGAAFCCCMIVLCFITTMQVFIDPLLTVNYVTFVIGELLLLILTVCSLAAIFPRMFSKRLVSFSMWIDRTRWARNTWAMAAIFVLTMAVIADMLSCGPPSLWVFNGTSVATLETLGDQSCAENPKHYSFMAVMSLIATAMLVQVSHLIKLGLMVLVVTATGAVNIYSWRDIYDLYDYIQLASYRTSIVPSKYLMTIMIIVMMIGFYFFARQLEHQSRKLFLWKIGIRDQKEKVFEMRRWNEALVTNMLPEHVAKHFLGTKKRDEELYSQSYDEIGVMFASIPNFSDFYTEENINNGGLECLRILNEIISDFDSLLDRDEFRFITKIKTIGSTYMAASGLTPESNTNGYSNRKPEDQSLIERWQHLADLADFALAMKVTLNNLNKQSFNNFMLRIGLNKGGVLAGVIGARKPHYDIWGNTVNVASRMESTGVMGNIQVVEDCYDILKEYGFRFVRRGPIFVKGKGELLTFFMKGKDKPSSNGGPVTTALPHQAGGVS from the exons ATGAGTCGAGAGGGTCCCCTCGATCGAACCCACATGTCTGCGAACCGGGTCCACGCCGCAGACGCGGAGCCGTCCGCGGGGTGCTCCGCGCAGGCCCCCGGCGAGCCGGGTCACGGAGCGCGCCGCGCGCGGGAGGTGACCGCGCTGCGGgccagctgctgccgctgcctgcCGCGCGCGGCGCGCCTCGCCTTCGCGCCCGAGTCGCTGGAGCGGCTGTACCAGGGCTACTTCCGGCGCCAGAGGCAGGACAACCTGCTGGTGCTGGCGATGTTCGCCGCTCTGTTCAACGGCTTCGTCATCGCCATGTGCGCGGCGGCGTACACCGAGGACAAGCTGgccatggtggtggtggcggcggcggggcTGGCCGCGGACGTCGCCCTTTACGCGCTGTGCCGGTGCCAGAAGCTCCCCGAGTCGCCCGTCTCCCGCGGGGCAGTGCCGTACGTGCTGTGGCTGATGGTCACCGTGCACGTGTTGTGTTACATGGAGCTGAACCACGGGCGATCCCCTCACGCCAGCGACTCGGTGGGCTGGCAGGccttcttcagcttctccagctTCCTGACGCTGCCCCTGAACCTGGcgcccctgctgctgctcacggCCCTCTCCTCCGCCCTGCACACCCTGGTGTTAGGGGTGACCGTCGCCCAGAGGTTCGACGGCCACCTGCAGGGGCCCATGCTGGTCAGACAG CTTTTGGCCAACAACATGCTGTACCTGTGTGCAGCCATGGTGGGTGTGATGTCGTACTACATGGCAGACAGGAAATACAGAACTGCCTTTTTGGAGGCACGTCAGTCACTGGAGGTCAAACTCACTCTGGAGGAGCAGAGTACCCAGCAG GAGGAATTATTACTGTCCATCCTGCCCAAACATATCGCTGATGAGATGCTGCAGGGCATGAAGAACCAGGCCATGCAAAAGGAAGTTCAGCAGCAACAGTTCAACACGATGTACATGTACCGCCATGAAAACGTCAG TATCCTGTTTGCCGACATCGTGGGCTTCACCCAGCTGTCCTCGGCCTGTAGCGCCCAGGAGCTTGTGAAGCTGCTGAATGAACTGTTTGCACGCTTTGATAAACTGGCAGAA GAACATCACCAACTGAGGATTAAGATTCTTGGCGACTGCTACTATTGTATCTGTGGTCTTCCTGACTTCAGAGAGGACCACGCAGCCTGCTCCATAATGATGGGCCTCGCAATGGTGGAAGCCATCTC CTACGTGCGAGACAAGACTAAAACCGATGTGGACATGCGTGTGGGCGTCCACACCGGCACCGTGCTGGGAGGAGTGCTCGGTCAGAAGAGGTGGCAGTTTGATGTTTGGTCCACAGATGTCACTGTAGCCAATAAGATGGAGTCTGGAGGGATTCCTGG GAGAGTGCATGTGTCCCAGAGCACCAAGGACAGTCTGCAAGGAGAATATGAACTGGAGCCGGGGAATGGTGGAGAGAGGTGCGAGTACCTGCTGGAGAAAGGCATCGACACTTACTTGGTTCAAGTGGCAAAACAGGTGGCGAACGGGCTTAATGGAACT ACGACCGGCAGATTGACCAACAGAAATTCAAACCAGTTGATCAACACGACAACAAGCAATGGAAACGCAGCCTCACCCCAGTCCACGCCCACCGAGTCTCAACAGGAG AAGAATAAGATGGTCGAGGAGCAGGTCATCAACAGACGACTgcagcaggagctgctggagagagaaacTCGACAAAT AATGAAGGACCATCAGATCAACCTTGTATCGTTGTGTTTTGTGGACGGCGTGTTGGAGGAACATTACTCTTCTGAGAAGGAGAAACGAAGTGGAGCGgccttctgctgctgcatgatAGTGCTCTGCTTCATCACGACAATGCAGGTGTTCATAGATCCACT GTTGACTGTGAACTATGTGACTTTCGTAATAGGGGAGCTGCTGTTGCTAATCCTTACAGTGTGCTCCCTGGCTGCCATTTTCCCCAGG ATGTTCTCCAAGAGGTTGGTGTCTTTCTCAATGTGGATTGATCGCACCCGGTGGGCGAGAAACACGTGGGCCATGGCAGCCATATTTGTTCTAACCATGGCTGTGATCGCTGACATG TTAAGTTGCGGCCCGCCGTCCCTTTGGGTCTTCAACGGTACCTCTGTCGCCACCTTGGAGACACTGGGCGACCAAAGCTGTGCAGAAAATCCAAAGCACTATAGCTTCATGGCTGTGATGTCACTCATCGCAACTGCCATGTTGGTACAGGTCAGCCATCTGATTAAACTGGGCCTCATGGTGCTGGTCGTGACAGCAACAGGAGCTGTGAATATCTACAGCTGGCGAGACATTTATGACCTGTATGACTATATACAGTTAGCCTCCTACAG AACATCAATAGTGCCATCTAAGTACCTCATGACCATAATGATTATTGTGATGATGATTGGTTTCTACTTCTTCGCCCGCCAA ctggagCATCAGTCCAGAAAGCTGTTCCTGTGGAAGATCGGTATCCGTGACCAGAAGGAGAAAGTGTTTGAGATGAGACGCTGGAACGAAGCACTGGTCACAAACATGCTGCCCGAACATGTGGCCAAACACTTCCTGGGCACTAAGAAGAGAGATGAG GAGCTGTACAGTCAGTCTTATGATGAAATAGGTGTGATGTTTGCTTCCATCCCCAACTTTTCTGACTTCTACACTGAGGAAAACATCAACAATGGAGGCCTTGAATGCCTCCGGATTCTCAATGAGATCATCTCCGACTTTGACAGC TTACTGGACAGAGACGAGTTCCGCTTCATCACTAAGATCAAGACAATAGGAAGCACCTACATGGCTGCATCAGGACTCACCCCAGAGAGCAACACCAATGGATACAGCAACCGCAAG CCAGAGGACCAATCACTGATTGAGCGCTGGCAGCACCTCGCTGACCTGGCAGACTTTGCCTTAGCTATGAAAGTCACCCTCAACAACCTCAACAAACAGTCCTTCAACAACTTCATGCTCCGAATcg GTCTGAACAAGGGCGGAGTTCTTGCTGGTGTGATTGGAGCTCGTAAACCTCACTATGACATCTGGGGCAACACAGTCAATGTGGCCAGCAGAATGGAGTCCACTGGAGTGATGGGAAACATCCAg GTGGTGGAGGACTGCTACGATATCTTGAAGGAGTATGGCTTCCGCTTTGTCCGAAGAGGGCCCATATTTGTCAAAGGGAAAGGGGAGCTGCTGACCTTCTTCATGAAAGGCAAAGACAAACCCAGTAGCAATGGTGGTCCGGTGACCACTGCCCTTCCACACCAAGCTGGGGGCGTATCTTGA
- the naga gene encoding alpha-N-acetylgalactosaminidase, with the protein MYLVLIAFASALPLTAVALDNGLMLTPPMGWLAWERFRCDIDCDQDPKNCISENLFIDMADRLSEDGWRELGYVYVNIDDCWSSMERDKQGRLQADPKRFPGGIHKLSRYMHDRGLKLGIYGDMGSHTCGGYPGSPLDQIEIDAQTFADWEVDMFKFDGCYSSVTEQELGYPLMSKALNATGRPIAYSCSWPAYQGGLPPKVNYTLLGEICNLWRNYADIQDSWDSVLHIVDWFFDNQDDLTPAAGPGRWNDPDMLIVGDFGLSMDQSRTQMALWAIMAAPLFMSNDLRTISSGARSILQNKMAISINQDPLGFQGRRILKEKSGIEVYWRTLSGNASALVFFSRRNDMPYRYKTSLSKLNYPAGSYKIVDVFTDKTAMLKDSTDFVVSVNPTGVVMWYVSAPAKLNMRLFYKGGQFHRSAHDDDENTIPRVFL; encoded by the exons ATGTATTTGGTATTGATCGCATTTGCCTCGGCGCTCCCTCTCACCGCCGTTGCCCTGGACAACGGCTTGATGCTGACCCCTCCCATGGGCTGGTTGGCGTGGGAACGATTCCGCTGTGATATTGACTGTGACCAAGACCCCAAGAACTGCATCAG TGAGAATCTGTTCATCGACATGGCAGACAGACTCTCAGAGGACGGCTGGAGGGAACTTGGCTACGTCTATGTGAACATAGACGACTGCTGGTCATCTATGGAGAGGGACAAGCAGGGTCGGCTGCAGGCAGACCCCAAGAG ATTCCCAGGAGGCATCCATAAGCTGTCGCGCTACATGCACGACAGGGGACTCAAGCTGGGGATCTACGGGGACATGGGCTCACACACCTGCGGGGGCTACCCTGGCTCCCCACTAGACCAGATCGAGATAGACGCTCAGACCTTTGCGGACTGGGAGGTGGACATGTTCAAATTTGATGGCTGTTACTCTAGTGTCACAGAGCAGGAGCTGG GTTACCCTCTTATGTCAAAGGCTTTAAATGCTACAGGCCGCCCCATTGCCTACTCCTGCAGCTGGCCCGCCTACCAAGGCGGCCTGCCGCCAAAG GTGAACTACACTCTTTTGGGGGAGATCTGCAACCTGTGGCGTAACTATGCCGACATTCAGGATTCTTGGGACAGTGTCTTGCACATAGTTGACTGGTTCTTCGACAACCAGGATGACTTGACACCCGCAGCCGGACCTGGAAGATGGAACGACCCCGATATG CTGATTGTCGGTGACTTTGGCCTCAGCATGGACCAGTCCCGCACTCAGATGGCTCTGTGGGCGATTATGGCTGCGCCTCTTTTCATGTCCAATGACCTACGCACCATCAGCAGCGGGGCCCGCAGCATCCTGCAGAACAAAATGGCCATCAGCATCAACCAGGACCCCTTGGGTTTTCAGGGAAGACGGATACTAAAG GAGAAGAGTGGCATTGAAGTATACTGGCGCACCCTGTCGGGCAATGCCAGTGCCTTGGTGTTCTTCAGTCGTCGAAATGACATGCCCTACCGCTACAAAACTTCCCTCAGCAAACTTAACTACCCGGCCGGCAGCTACAAG ATCGTTGACGTCTTCACTGACAAGACTGCGATGCTGAAAGACTCCACTGACTTTGTGGTGTCGGTGAACCCGACGGGGGTGGTCATGTGGTATGTCTCTGCACCTGCCAAACTGAACATGCGCCTCTTCTACAAAGGTGGCCAGTTCCACAGATCTGCCCATGACGACGATGAAAACACCATTCCTCGTGTCTTCCTCTGA
- the LOC118290429 gene encoding uncharacterized protein LOC118290429 — MTETSLGVFPVAPTLLKSVAAGFAFGEAALFAVEPTLTEDGVLLSAATLAAGRASSTGVGVVTACLVFTSALISLGSGFLLAAVVMKLSTKVGVRLRWLAEATAGACVVVGAVTTGVLVGILPAWIYIVAQAIFVLIVYSYSNINDMTTALLIIFTTLYLSVLYGRMGFLFGFLSMGLTIRVLFALRTALTEKTTQRPKTKPGCRLLERIFFYSVFVGIWGFSVGLGAGEVGDGSEAEVVLMLQSVLWVAFLSAGLLGGGLGTVAMVGLGPDVAGKVAVGAAVISSVSLRVILQSSSSLGARGSMGGTLGAATAAGLSLGTAGVAAKQVFGSGKSTLTAFGLVIVGVIVATRGVALTTTLLTTSELICITLVAVGAFVLGAPKSPFHTHVNLQRGLLTGPELIKGIGMETVRAAAATIGAGALGAAALGTAALGRLGTVGVLVAVFLAWGSTLSGMIGRSPKANAHKE, encoded by the exons atgacagaaacaagcctGG GTGTTTTCCCTGTGGCGCCAACACTCCTAAAAAGTGTGGCGGCAGGTTTTGCGTTTGGAGAAGCTGCACTATTTGCAGTCGAGCCCACGCTGACTGAAGATGGCGTCCTGCTGAGCGCTGCGACGCTGGCCGCCGGTCGAGCCAGTTCCACGGGTGTTGGAGTGGTGACGGCGTGCCTTGTGTTCACCTCGGCGCTAATCTCCCTGGGAAGCGGCTTCCTCCTCGCCGCCGTGGTGATGAAGCTGTCGACCAAAGTTGGAGTGAGGTTGCGGTGGTTGGCGGAGGCCACAGCGGGGGCGTGTGTTGTGGTGGGTGCTGTCACAACCGGAGTGTTAGTGGGAATCCTTCCGGCATGGATCTACATTGTAGCCCAGGCCATTTTTGTCCTCATAGTCTACTCATACTCTAACATTAACGACATGACAACAGCGCTGTTAATCATCTTCACCACCCTCTACCTCAGTGTCTTATATGGAAGGATGGGTTTCCTGTTTGGATTCCTCAGCATGGGATTGACAATCCGTGTCCTTTTTGCCCTGCGAACGGCGTTGACAGAGAAGACGACACAAAGACCAAAGACTAAACCCGGATGCAGACTGCTGGAGAGGATATTCTTTTACTCTGTATTTGTGGGAATTTGGGGATTTTCAGTGGGTTTAGGGGCAGGGGAGGTAGGAGACGGGTCAGAGGCAGAGGTGGTTTTGATGCTGCAGTCCGTCCTCTGGGTGGCGTTCCTGTCTGCAGGGCTGCTAGGAGGCGGCCTGGGAACAGTGGCCATGGTTGGACTGGGGCCAGACGTGGCTGGAAAGGTCGCTGTGGGAGCTGCTGTGATATCATCAGTGTCCTTGCGAGTTATTCTGCAGTCGAGCTCCTCCCTAGGGGCCCGTGGCAGCATGGGTGGAACATTAGGAGCAGCTACTGCTGCAGGCCTGTCACTCGGAACTGCAGGTGTTGCAGCAAAACAAGTGTTCGGGTCTGGCAAATCAACTTTAACCGCTTTTGGTTTGGTTATCGTTGGTGTGATTGTGGCGACACGGGGTGTCGCACTGACAACCACCCTGCTGACAACATCAGAACTTATTTGCATCACTCTTGTTGCAGTTGGGGCATTTGTCCTGGGTGCGCCAAAGAGCCCGTTCCACACTCACGTGAATCTACAAAGGGGTCTTCTCACGGGGCCAGAGCTAATTAAGGGAATCGGCATGGAGAcggtcagagcagcagcagcaaccatTGGAGCCGGGGCACTTGGGGCTGCGGCGTTAGGCACCGCAGCTCTGGGGAGACTCGGGACTGTGGGAGTTCTGGTGGCTGTATTTTTGGCTTGGGGAAGTACTCTGAGTGGCATGATAGGAAGATCACCGAAAGCAAATGCACACAAAGAATGA